The following proteins are encoded in a genomic region of Cryptomeria japonica chromosome 11, Sugi_1.0, whole genome shotgun sequence:
- the LOC131051696 gene encoding chlorophyllase-2: MRVEDVFKLGPLPTQTLTISQGSAKPLMLVVPSVQGDYPVLLFLHGYLLVNSFYTQLLQHIASHGYITIAPQMYTVAGANASGEIDDAVAITEWLRAELSEHLPENVQPDFKKVAIAGHSRGGKVAFGVALGRSTIPPSLPFAALLGIDPVDGTVPLILTQKDHSLSVNIPTLVIGSGLGPVKRNPLFPPCAPAGMNHVEFFRECCTPAYHFVAVEYGHMDFLDDKTGGVRGTTSYCMCKNGTEREPMRRFGGGIIVAFLNAWLKKEAEVLDELLANPSLIPIKVDTPECHLLQSVVV, from the exons ATGCGGGTGGAAGATGTGTTCAAGCTTGGCCCTCTGCCCACTCAAACCCTAACAATATCACAAGGCAGTGCCAAGCCTCTAATGCTGGTTGTGCCTTCTGTACAAGGAGACTACCCTGTCCTCCTCTTCCTCCACGGCTACCTCCTCGTCAATAGCTTCTACACTCAACTTCTGCAACACATTGCTTCCCATGGATACATCACAATAGCTCCTCAG ATGTACACTGTAGCCGGTGCAAACGCCAGTGGAGAGATAGATGATGCCGTGGCCATAACGGAGTGGCTCCGTGCAGAGCTTTCTGAGCACCTGCCGGAAAATGTGCAGCCGGATTTCAAAAAGGTCGCCATTGCCGGTCACAGCCGCGGCGGCAAAGTAGCTTTCGGAGTGGCGCTAGGTCGAAGCACGATCCCTCCATCGTTGCCCTTTGCGGCACTCCTGGGAATCGATCCTGTCGATGGAACGGTGCCGCTGATTTTAACGCAAAAGGATCATTCGCTTTCAGTAAATATTCCGACGCTTGTTATTGGGTCTGGTTTGGGGCCGGTGAAAAGGAACCCTTTATTTCCTCCCTGCGCTCCGGCCGGCATGAACCACGTGGAATTTTTCAGGGAGTGCTGCACTCCGGCTTATCATTTCGTAGCGGTGGAGTACGGGCACATGGACTTTTTGGATGATAAGACGGGCGGAGTGAGGGGGACGACATCGTATTGTATGTGTAAGAACGGAACAGAGAGGGAGCCCATGCGGAGGTTCGGCGGGGGAATTATTGTGGCTTTTCTGAATGCGTGGCTAAAGAAGGAAGCCGAGGTTTTGGACGAACTGCTGGCGAATCCCTCGCTCATACCTATCAAGGTGGATACCCCCGAGTGTCATCTTTTGCAATCAGTTGTCGTTTAA